From Clostridium sp. SY8519:
GAGCAGATTCAGGAACTGAAAATCAAGACAACCGGGATGGAGCAGCATATTGAAAATTTAAGCGGCGGCAATCAGCAGAAGGTCTGTCTGGGCAAATGGCTGATGGTACAGCCGAAACTGCTGATTCTCGACGAGCCGACCCGGGGCATTGATGTGGGTGCCCGGGCGGATTTCTACCGGATCATTCAGAACCTGGTGAAAAATGATATCGGCGTCATTGTGATCTCTTCGGAGGAGGATGAACTCATCGGCCTCTGCAACCGGATCGTTGTGATGCGTGAAGGACGCAAGGTAGGAGAATTTGCCGATACGGAACCGGATCTGAAATCTAAAATGCTGAAGCGCATGCTCAATATATAGGTAAAAACGTTTAAAAATCAGAAGATAGAGAGGTTTATTATGCAGGCTTCATTAGGAAAAAGGATTTATGATACATACGGAACATATATCATACTTGTGGTGCTGATCATTTTCTTTTCCGTCACTTCCCCGGGATTTTTCTCCATTGGGAATCTGACGAATCTGCTCCGGACCGGCGCGGTATATATTCTGTTCGGGTGCGGAATGACATTTGTCATGATTAGCGGAAAGATCGATCTGTCCATCGGCGCGATCGCGGCTCTGGTGGGCTGTACCGTGTCCCTTTGCATACAGGCGGGAATGACGACGATTCCGGCTTCCATTGTGGGTATAATCGTGGGTCTGGTCTGCGGATTCATCAACGGATTCTGCATCGCAAAGCTGCGGGTGCCGTTCTTTATCATGACTGCCGGCATGATGTACGCGGCCAGCGGTCTGGCGCTTGTGATTACCCATGAGACTTCTGTCAGGATCGCAAACGCGGCATCTGCCAGGATCCCCTTTGAATTCTGGGGGTCCAAGCGGATCGGTGTGATTCCTTCCCAGTTTATTGTTGCAGTGATCTTTTTTGTGATCTGCCTTTATATTATGAAAAATACAAAAATGGGCCGTTATACCTATGCCATCGGCAGCAATGAGAAAACTGCCCGGCTGTCCGGGGTAAATGTGGACAAATATAACATCCTGATTTTCACCCTGAACGGGCTTGCGGCAGCGATTGCCGGCCTGGTGCTGGCCTCCCGGCTGATGACCGGAAGCCCCAATGTGGCAGACGGAGGGTACAACATTCTGGCGATTGCCGCGGCGGCCATCGGCGGCACCAGCCTTACCGGCGGCGAAGGCAATATCGCGAAAACGGTGGTAGGCGCCTTTGTCCTGACGGTAATCAGTACCGGACTGAACATTATGGGCGTAACCTCTTCGGTACAGAATATCGTAATCGGTGCGGTGCTGGTAATCGTGGTAGCCGTGGATATGCTCGGACGGCGCAGACAGGAGTAAATAAGAGCAGGTGACAGGAAAACGGCGGTCCCAGGGAGCGAAGCAGCTCTCCGGGACCGCTGTTTTTGTGCCTGCTGTTTTCAGAGCAGCGAATCAGCACAGCGAATCAACACAGCGAATCAGCACCCCGAATCAGCGCAATGAATCAGCACAAAGCGGAAAGAAAAGACGGATGGAACAGCCAGACAGGAAGTGCGGCTGTTCCATCCGTTTCCGGGAATGAAATCCCATGGGGTACCTTTTCCGGGTATCCCGTATTCTGATTAGGGGGAGGAGTGTGGTCAGGGAGCAGGGCTCCCGGTCAATTTCTGTTTTTCATGCAGCGGCCCGGCGGCTGCCGTCAGATTCCTGATGTTTTGTTCCTTCTCAGGCGCGCCTGCGCACCGGTATCTGCAGTTCGCAGAAATCCGGTTCATTTTCGCTTTCGTAGAAGCTTCCGTCCATCAGGCATTCGTCGAAGATATTGCCGACGATTTCGAAGCCGTTTCGGTCAATCCAGCGGCGGAGCTTTCGGACGGGCTCCGGTTCGTAAGGCATGCCGAACCGCTGGAGACAGACGTATTCCCCTTCCTGAAGCACGTGGATATTTGCGGAGGCCTCTTCGACACATTCGTCCGCGTCTATGATGCATCCGCAGCCGGCATGCTGCAGCGGCCGGTCCTTTTGCAGATCCTCCTGAAAGATCAGGGTGCCGTAGCGGCTGGAAGGCAGCAGATCGTACCGTTCCGATTCATTCCAGGCTTTCATCAGCGCGAAATGCAGACCGTGGCGGGTCAGATCTGATTTGTTCCAGGCGTGGTAAATCAGATGCCGCTCAGGAAAATGCTGTACCCTTGGCGAAGAAAGTTCACTGCCGTCGTATTCATTGGGCTGCTGATAGACCTGGATCCGTTCTTCGATTTTCTGCTTCTGGGCAGCAAGCCTGTGGATTTCCGCGTCCAGCTTGGCATTCTGCGCGTCCAGAAGTTCGATGGTGGTTGTGGAATTGTTATATTTGTTGTTTTTGCGGATTTCATCCAGAGGCATGCCGATGGAACGGAGAAAACAGATTTCCCGCAGAAGGGGAATCTGCAGCGTGCTGTAATAGCGGTACCCGTTCGGTTCGGTAATGTCCGGCTTGAAAAGATCAATTTTATCGTAGTAGATCAGAGTCTGGCGGGTGATATCGTTGATCTGCGCCATCTCAGAGATAGATAATTTTCGGTTAATAGAAGGATAAGTAACCATACGATCTGCCTCCAGTCACGCATTTCTGAAATTATCTAAAAACTACCGCGAGTAATTGCAATTTATCTCTGTATTGCTGCTACACACTTATTATATTCACCGGCAAGTGTATAAGTTATGCAGAAAAATATTTTATTTATTCAAAAACAGCAAAAACTGGGAATCACAAAAGCGGCA
This genomic window contains:
- a CDS encoding ABC transporter permease, which codes for MQASLGKRIYDTYGTYIILVVLIIFFSVTSPGFFSIGNLTNLLRTGAVYILFGCGMTFVMISGKIDLSIGAIAALVGCTVSLCIQAGMTTIPASIVGIIVGLVCGFINGFCIAKLRVPFFIMTAGMMYAASGLALVITHETSVRIANAASARIPFEFWGSKRIGVIPSQFIVAVIFFVICLYIMKNTKMGRYTYAIGSNEKTARLSGVNVDKYNILIFTLNGLAAAIAGLVLASRLMTGSPNVADGGYNILAIAAAAIGGTSLTGGEGNIAKTVVGAFVLTVISTGLNIMGVTSSVQNIVIGAVLVIVVAVDMLGRRRQE
- a CDS encoding MerR family transcriptional regulator, whose translation is MVTYPSINRKLSISEMAQINDITRQTLIYYDKIDLFKPDITEPNGYRYYSTLQIPLLREICFLRSIGMPLDEIRKNNKYNNSTTTIELLDAQNAKLDAEIHRLAAQKQKIEERIQVYQQPNEYDGSELSSPRVQHFPERHLIYHAWNKSDLTRHGLHFALMKAWNESERYDLLPSSRYGTLIFQEDLQKDRPLQHAGCGCIIDADECVEEASANIHVLQEGEYVCLQRFGMPYEPEPVRKLRRWIDRNGFEIVGNIFDECLMDGSFYESENEPDFCELQIPVRRRA